Genomic window (Marinifilum sp. JC120):
GATGTTGTTCCTAACCTTGCCGGGAATGGCTTTGTGGTAATAGGCCAGTCAACCAGCAGGATGCGTGTAGGCGAATTTGCGGAGCTATTAGAGCTTATACAGGCATTCGGTACAGAGCGTGGCGTTAAGTGGTCAGACGAAGCGAGACTGGCTCTGGAGTGGAAAGCGAGATGGGGAGACAGGGCTGCATGATAAATGTCGTTAGTTTCTCCGGTGGCAGGACGTCAGCATATTTG
Coding sequences:
- a CDS encoding recombination protein NinB, whose amino-acid sequence is DVVPNLAGNGFVVIGQSTSRMRVGEFAELLELIQAFGTERGVKWSDEARLALEWKARWGDRAA